From a region of the Zingiber officinale cultivar Zhangliang chromosome 4B, Zo_v1.1, whole genome shotgun sequence genome:
- the LOC121977840 gene encoding chorismate mutase 2, cytosolic-like isoform X2 encodes MVSRPLFYTFSFLSFSCLCSCKQLQEMASQFNLESVREFLTREEDSIVFSLIERAKYPSNLPAYDPSYSTGGALRNYSLLDLFARETEAVQARAGRYRNPEEIPFFPKVLVLPLVPAVHSQVLHPASASVNASNAIWKMYFNRLPQFTAKGDDGRYALTAAADLVCLQALSRRINYGRFVAEAKFRDAPKDYTSAIRAEDRDALMRLLTSAAQEETVKSRVKKKAKVFGQDVTVNNISKNESSRPKYKVDPDVVVHLYGDWVIPLTKLVEVEYLLHRLD; translated from the exons ATGGTTTCTCGCCCTCTCTTCTATACCTTCTCCTTCCTCTCCTTTTCCTGTCTCTGCAGCTGCAAACAACTCCAGGAAATGGCCAGCCAGTTCAATCTCGAATCAGTGAGAGAGTTCTTGACTAGGGAGGAAGACAGCATCGTGTTCAGCCTCATCGAGAGGGCCAAATACCCCTCAAACCTTCCGGCTTATGATCCTTCTTACTCGACCGGAGGAGCCCTCCGTAACTATTCCCTGCTCGACCTCTTCGCCAGGGAAACAGAGGCAGTGCAGGCCAGG GCTGGAAGATATCGAAACCCAGAGGAGATTCCCTTCTTCCCAAAGGTTCTGGTCCTGCCATTAGTCCCTGCAGTGCACTCACAGGTGTTGCACCCTGCTTCTGCATCTGTGAATGCTAGCAACGCCATCTGGAAGATGTATTTTAATCGACTTCCACAATTCACTGCAAAAGGAGATGATGGCAGATACGCACTAACAGCAGCTGCAGATCTCGTGTGCCTGCAG GCACTTTCAAGAAGGATCAACTATGGACGATTTGTGGCAGAAGCCAAGTTCAGAGATGCCCCTAAAGACTACACTAGCGCTATCAGAGCTGAA GATAGGGATGCTTTGATGAGATTGCTTACATCCGCGGCTCAAGAAGAAACAGTGAAGAGCAGAGTGAAGAAGAAGGCCAAAGTGTTTGGGCAAGATGTGACTGTAAATAACATTAGCAAAAACGAGAGCAGTCGTCCCAAATACAAAGTTGACCCTGATGTAGTCGTTCATCTTTATGGGGATTGGGTCATCCCTTTGACCAAGCTTGTGGAAGTGGAGTACCTTCTCCATCGCCTTGATTGA
- the LOC121977840 gene encoding chorismate mutase 2, cytosolic-like isoform X1, protein MVSRPLFYTFSFLSFSCLCSCKQLQEMASQFNLESVREFLTREEDSIVFSLIERAKYPSNLPAYDPSYSTGGALRNYSLLDLFARETEAVQARAGRYRNPEEIPFFPKVLVLPLVPAVHSQVLHPASASVNASNAIWKMYFNRLPQFTAKGDDGRYALTAAADLVCLQALSRRINYGRFVAEAKFRDAPKDYTSAIRAEVDLSDSPFFSFPSYFLMFLQDRDALMRLLTSAAQEETVKSRVKKKAKVFGQDVTVNNISKNESSRPKYKVDPDVVVHLYGDWVIPLTKLVEVEYLLHRLD, encoded by the exons ATGGTTTCTCGCCCTCTCTTCTATACCTTCTCCTTCCTCTCCTTTTCCTGTCTCTGCAGCTGCAAACAACTCCAGGAAATGGCCAGCCAGTTCAATCTCGAATCAGTGAGAGAGTTCTTGACTAGGGAGGAAGACAGCATCGTGTTCAGCCTCATCGAGAGGGCCAAATACCCCTCAAACCTTCCGGCTTATGATCCTTCTTACTCGACCGGAGGAGCCCTCCGTAACTATTCCCTGCTCGACCTCTTCGCCAGGGAAACAGAGGCAGTGCAGGCCAGG GCTGGAAGATATCGAAACCCAGAGGAGATTCCCTTCTTCCCAAAGGTTCTGGTCCTGCCATTAGTCCCTGCAGTGCACTCACAGGTGTTGCACCCTGCTTCTGCATCTGTGAATGCTAGCAACGCCATCTGGAAGATGTATTTTAATCGACTTCCACAATTCACTGCAAAAGGAGATGATGGCAGATACGCACTAACAGCAGCTGCAGATCTCGTGTGCCTGCAG GCACTTTCAAGAAGGATCAACTATGGACGATTTGTGGCAGAAGCCAAGTTCAGAGATGCCCCTAAAGACTACACTAGCGCTATCAGAGCTGAAGTAGATCTCAGCGACTCTCCATTTTTCTCCTTTCCCTCTTACTTTTTGATGTTTTTGCAGGATAGGGATGCTTTGATGAGATTGCTTACATCCGCGGCTCAAGAAGAAACAGTGAAGAGCAGAGTGAAGAAGAAGGCCAAAGTGTTTGGGCAAGATGTGACTGTAAATAACATTAGCAAAAACGAGAGCAGTCGTCCCAAATACAAAGTTGACCCTGATGTAGTCGTTCATCTTTATGGGGATTGGGTCATCCCTTTGACCAAGCTTGTGGAAGTGGAGTACCTTCTCCATCGCCTTGATTGA